The Mytilus trossulus isolate FHL-02 chromosome 13, PNRI_Mtr1.1.1.hap1, whole genome shotgun sequence genome has a segment encoding these proteins:
- the LOC134695213 gene encoding uncharacterized protein LOC134695213, producing MDVRSLYGGFIVFCVIFCTVAAIEECKLEKDPGYKCPDFRTGCKTHFHNNCSTIPCDGVQTCDPERFDSPFCCNNYCGGCMAVVYCNGKIVNCFQEEIIN from the exons ATGGATGTTAGATCTCTTTATGGAGGATTTATCGTCTTTTGTGTTATTTTCTGTACCGTCGCAGCCATAG aAGAATGTAAACTAGAAAAAGACCCTGGTT ATAAATGTCCAGACTTTCGAACGGGATGCAAGACTCACTTTCACAATAATTGCTCTACCATACCATGTGATGGGGTTCAAACATGTGACCCGGAAAGGTTCGATAGTCCTTTTTGTTG cAACAACTATTGTGGCGGGTGTATGGCAGTTGTCTACTGTAACGgcaaaattgtcaattgtttCCAGGAAGAGATCATTAATTGA